In one window of Thermodesulfobacteriota bacterium DNA:
- a CDS encoding deoxyribodipyrimidine photo-lyase, whose translation MFEGRYETLKDGALRKGPVAYWMSRDQRSKDNWALLFAQSLAIERKAQLIVLFCLAPAFLGAALRQYGFMLRGLKEVEESLAERSVPFVLIKGEPPIAVPDFIKRYEISELVTDFDPLKIKRGWRDAVAARIGIPFHMVDAHNIVPCRIASSKQEFAARTFRPRIQARLKDFLTDFPRFRRHPHHAGIKAGFELEKTISELEIDSTVKEADWIKPGESEARKALESFIVKKLGRYADDRNDPTKDGQSNLSPYLHFGQISAQRVALQVMRKGADGEGKKAFLEELIVRKELSDNFCLYNRDYDSARGFPAWAKKTLDAHSADRREFLFSLDELENARTYDPLWNASQMQMVKTGKMHGYMRMYWAKKMLEWSGSPEAALRNAIYLNDKYELDGRDPNGYAGIAWAIGGVHDRAWAERKVTGKIRFMSYKGSRSKFDVDAYIRRWGG comes from the coding sequence ATGTTCGAGGGTAGGTACGAGACATTGAAGGATGGGGCTTTACGGAAAGGCCCTGTAGCCTATTGGATGAGCCGCGACCAGAGGTCGAAGGACAACTGGGCGCTCCTCTTTGCCCAGTCGCTCGCAATCGAACGGAAAGCCCAGCTCATCGTGCTCTTTTGCCTTGCTCCTGCCTTCCTGGGGGCCGCGCTCCGGCAGTACGGGTTCATGCTCCGGGGGTTGAAGGAAGTCGAAGAGAGTCTTGCCGAGCGGTCCGTTCCTTTTGTCCTCATTAAGGGCGAACCGCCTATAGCGGTGCCGGACTTCATAAAGCGATATGAAATATCAGAGCTCGTCACCGACTTCGACCCCTTGAAGATTAAAAGGGGCTGGAGGGATGCCGTAGCCGCAAGGATAGGCATACCCTTCCATATGGTAGACGCGCATAATATCGTGCCTTGCAGGATAGCCTCATCAAAGCAGGAGTTCGCGGCGCGCACCTTCAGGCCCAGGATACAGGCCAGGCTCAAGGATTTTCTAACTGATTTTCCCCGGTTCAGGAGGCACCCGCACCATGCCGGGATCAAGGCGGGTTTCGAACTTGAAAAGACCATCTCTGAGCTTGAAATCGACAGCACTGTAAAAGAGGCGGACTGGATTAAGCCCGGCGAGAGCGAGGCGCGGAAAGCGCTCGAAAGCTTCATAGTAAAGAAGCTCGGCAGGTATGCAGATGACAGGAACGACCCCACAAAGGACGGGCAATCGAACCTCTCGCCGTATCTCCACTTCGGGCAGATATCCGCGCAGCGCGTCGCGCTTCAAGTGATGCGAAAGGGCGCGGATGGCGAGGGCAAAAAGGCCTTCCTTGAAGAGCTCATCGTCAGGAAGGAGCTTTCGGACAACTTCTGCCTTTATAACCGCGACTACGACAGCGCGAGAGGTTTTCCAGCCTGGGCAAAAAAGACACTGGATGCCCACTCAGCCGACAGGCGCGAGTTTCTTTTCTCACTCGACGAGCTTGAGAACGCCCGGACTTACGACCCGCTCTGGAACGCCTCCCAGATGCAGATGGTGAAGACAGGCAAGATGCACGGCTACATGCGCATGTACTGGGCCAAGAAGATGCTCGAATGGAGCGGGTCGCCGGAGGCCGCTCTCCGGAACGCCATCTACTTGAACGACAAATACGAGCTCGACGGCAGGGACCCGAACGGGTACGCCGGGATAGCCTGGGCCATAGGCGGGGTGCACGACCGCGCGTGGGCCGAAAGGAAGGTGACGGGGAAGATACGCTTCATGAGCTACAAAGGCAGCAGGTCGAAATTCGACGTCGACGCCTATATCCGGAGGTGGGGCGGATAA